The following are from one region of the Salicibibacter kimchii genome:
- a CDS encoding threonine/serine exporter family protein: MWELLICFMATVAFAIIFNTPFRLLGRIGMIGVLAWTVYSFIQDINVSFIAAAALAAFSASLMSYGLSRRHRVPVTTFAIPGIIPLVPGGKAYETMLAFVDENYIEGLTQGVATMLHAGAIAGGVVFALSIFSIGRGIDQRYET, from the coding sequence GTGTGGGAACTTTTGATTTGCTTTATGGCGACGGTAGCATTTGCGATTATCTTTAACACTCCCTTCAGGTTGTTAGGGAGGATCGGGATGATCGGTGTGCTTGCCTGGACCGTTTACAGTTTCATTCAAGATATTAATGTTTCCTTCATCGCCGCTGCTGCGTTAGCCGCTTTTTCTGCATCGCTGATGAGTTACGGGTTGTCGCGGCGCCATCGTGTTCCCGTGACCACATTTGCAATTCCCGGTATTATTCCGCTCGTTCCCGGCGGGAAAGCATATGAAACCATGTTGGCATTTGTCGACGAGAATTACATAGAAGGGCTGACGCAGGGAGTAGCAACCATGTTGCACGCCGGTGCTATTGCGGGCGGTGTCGTATTTGCGCTGTCTATTTTTTCCATTGGCAGGGGGATTGATCAAAGATATGAAACGTAA
- the hpt gene encoding hypoxanthine phosphoribosyltransferase has product MKEDIEKILIEEEEIKEKTKEIGKRMTHEYKDSFPLVIGVLKGAMPFMADLTRAIHAHLEIDFMDVSSYGDKTVSSGEVKIVKDLDSSVKDRDIIIVEDIIDSGLTLSYLVSLFHHRQANSVKIVTLLDKPEGRRADIVPDIVGFTVPDEFVVGFGLDYAERYRNLPYIGILKPEIYRGS; this is encoded by the coding sequence ATGAAGGAAGATATTGAAAAAATTTTGATTGAAGAAGAAGAAATCAAAGAGAAAACAAAAGAGATCGGCAAACGCATGACCCACGAATATAAAGACAGTTTCCCTCTCGTTATCGGGGTGTTAAAAGGGGCCATGCCTTTTATGGCAGATTTGACCCGTGCGATTCATGCCCATCTTGAAATTGATTTTATGGATGTTTCCAGTTATGGAGACAAGACGGTCTCTTCCGGGGAAGTTAAGATTGTGAAAGATCTTGACTCTTCTGTGAAGGACAGGGATATTATCATTGTGGAGGATATCATTGATAGCGGATTAACATTAAGCTATCTCGTCAGCTTATTTCATCATCGCCAAGCGAACTCCGTAAAGATTGTGACGTTATTGGATAAACCGGAAGGGCGAAGAGCTGACATCGTACCGGATATCGTCGGTTTTACAGTGCCGGATGAGTTTGTTGTCGGCTTCGGACTCGACTATGCGGAACGATACCGAAACCTCCCTTACATCGGCATTTTAAAGCCGGAGATTTACCGAGGTTCTTGA
- the spoIIE gene encoding stage II sporulation protein E, protein MFQKETVQGQIGKVLGPADWMARIKSHWKKGIDSLRKGTTVVFLKWGLLLFLVGVMLGRAAILSDLYPFAIPFFAAVFAWKKERAVLAAVAVVAGTAWGLTFNIPYVLAGLLLFLLFYRVAHYIGSNRKWTLPAAVFLASLTSRVVVTGVGEAAMTQYHWFMAAIEAGLALMLTMIFLQSLPLLDARKKQRTLKNEEIICFIILLASVMTGAIGWVIYGLGAEHVLARYLVLLFALVGGAAIGSTVGVVTGLVLSLAAVANLYYMSLLAFAGLLGGLLKEGKKLGVSMGLLIGTALIALYGNGMNNPAITVMESGAAVLLFLLTPKALTDYMGKYIPGTMEHSKEQQRYLRKIRDVTASRVEKFSDLFQTLSASFSPGNHNKQTYDEEEGDHFLADITSNTCQNCFRKERCWVNRFDTTYDVMNNIMSDIEQTDKVEPWTYERLKRHCIYPDRIVRTMKEQWEPHEIRRLYTRQMEESRNLVADQLQGVSEVMGAFAKEIQKEKETHHYQEEQIYVALFDAGLSIEQVDIYNLSPRDVHIEIELGNGMNHEEAEKLIAPMLSGILSDHIIVETIDETEVENRVTFASAKTYVVDTGSATVARGGAWISGDNHAAMQLGFGKFAVAISDGMGNGQRAHRESSETLQLLRNILKSGIDEGVAIQSMNSLLSLRADDEMFSTLDLTIIDLQTADSNFLKIGSMPSFVKRKERVFSIEAGNLPMGIVSEANFEMKQERLQDEDLLVMMSDGLFDGARWIENKEWWMKRLIREIESEDPQIIADVLLEEVIRMSEGSIADDMTVVVAKVRRNTPKWATIPMGRWAQPFAKDA, encoded by the coding sequence ATGTTCCAAAAAGAAACAGTGCAAGGTCAGATAGGAAAGGTCTTGGGACCGGCTGATTGGATGGCTCGCATAAAAAGTCATTGGAAAAAAGGGATAGACTCCTTAAGAAAAGGCACAACAGTCGTGTTTCTAAAATGGGGTTTGTTGTTGTTTCTCGTAGGTGTCATGTTGGGACGAGCCGCGATTTTATCGGATCTTTACCCTTTTGCGATTCCTTTTTTCGCCGCGGTCTTTGCCTGGAAGAAAGAGAGAGCTGTGTTGGCAGCGGTGGCCGTGGTTGCCGGAACAGCATGGGGGCTCACCTTTAACATTCCATATGTCCTTGCCGGATTGTTGCTGTTTCTTCTTTTCTACCGTGTGGCACATTACATAGGCAGCAACCGGAAATGGACACTCCCCGCGGCTGTTTTCCTCGCTTCCCTAACATCGAGGGTGGTTGTCACGGGCGTGGGAGAGGCGGCCATGACTCAATATCATTGGTTTATGGCTGCTATTGAGGCGGGCCTGGCGCTCATGTTGACGATGATATTTTTACAAAGCTTGCCGTTATTAGATGCCCGCAAGAAACAGCGTACATTAAAAAATGAGGAAATTATTTGTTTTATCATCTTGTTGGCTTCCGTCATGACCGGAGCGATTGGCTGGGTGATTTACGGCCTTGGCGCAGAGCATGTCCTTGCCCGCTATCTTGTGTTGTTGTTTGCCCTCGTCGGCGGGGCGGCCATTGGTTCAACGGTGGGCGTTGTGACGGGACTTGTGCTCAGTTTGGCAGCGGTTGCGAATTTGTATTATATGAGTTTACTGGCGTTTGCCGGTTTGCTCGGCGGATTGTTAAAAGAAGGGAAAAAACTTGGGGTAAGCATGGGGCTTCTGATTGGGACCGCTCTCATCGCTTTGTACGGAAACGGCATGAACAATCCTGCAATTACAGTGATGGAGTCCGGGGCCGCTGTGTTGTTGTTTTTGCTTACACCGAAAGCGCTAACGGATTATATGGGGAAATATATTCCCGGAACGATGGAGCACTCTAAGGAACAACAACGGTATCTTCGAAAAATTCGTGATGTCACCGCTTCCCGTGTGGAGAAATTCTCCGATTTATTTCAAACGTTATCGGCCAGTTTTTCGCCGGGGAATCATAACAAACAGACGTACGACGAGGAAGAGGGGGATCACTTTTTAGCTGATATCACTTCGAATACTTGTCAGAATTGTTTTCGTAAGGAAAGGTGCTGGGTCAATCGTTTTGATACAACCTATGATGTCATGAACAACATTATGTCGGACATTGAACAGACCGATAAAGTAGAGCCGTGGACGTATGAACGGCTTAAACGGCATTGCATTTATCCGGATCGCATCGTTCGGACGATGAAAGAGCAATGGGAGCCGCATGAAATACGGCGGCTGTACACGCGACAAATGGAAGAAAGCAGAAACCTCGTGGCCGATCAACTTCAAGGCGTATCGGAAGTCATGGGCGCATTTGCCAAGGAAATCCAGAAGGAAAAAGAGACCCATCATTATCAGGAGGAACAAATTTATGTTGCACTGTTTGATGCCGGCCTTAGCATTGAACAAGTGGACATTTATAATCTCAGCCCCAGGGATGTTCATATTGAAATTGAACTTGGAAACGGGATGAATCACGAAGAAGCGGAGAAGCTGATTGCCCCGATGCTTTCGGGAATACTGTCTGACCATATTATTGTAGAGACGATAGATGAAACAGAAGTTGAAAACCGGGTTACATTTGCGTCTGCAAAAACCTACGTCGTGGATACAGGCTCGGCAACGGTAGCACGAGGGGGAGCTTGGATATCGGGGGATAATCATGCTGCCATGCAACTGGGGTTTGGAAAATTTGCAGTGGCCATTAGTGACGGCATGGGCAACGGCCAACGGGCACATCGGGAAAGCTCGGAAACGTTGCAGTTGTTGCGAAATATATTGAAATCAGGCATTGACGAAGGGGTGGCGATCCAATCCATGAATTCCTTATTATCCTTACGGGCAGATGATGAAATGTTTTCCACCCTTGACCTTACGATCATCGATTTGCAGACCGCGGATAGCAACTTCCTTAAAATTGGTTCAATGCCGAGTTTTGTGAAGCGAAAAGAGCGGGTGTTTTCGATTGAAGCCGGAAATCTGCCGATGGGAATTGTTTCGGAAGCAAACTTTGAAATGAAACAAGAACGTCTTCAAGATGAGGACCTTCTCGTCATGATGAGTGACGGCTTATTCGATGGTGCACGTTGGATTGAAAATAAAGAATGGTGGATGAAGCGGTTAATTCGCGAAATTGAATCGGAAGATCCGCAAATCATCGCGGACGTGTTGCTTGAAGAGGTGATCCGCATGAGTGAAGGGAGCATCGCGGATGATATGACGGTGGTCGTTGCAAAGGTCCGGCGCAATACTCCGAAATGGGCAACGATCCCCATGGGGAGGTGGGCACAGCCGTTTGCAAAAGATGCGTAA
- the tilS gene encoding tRNA lysidine(34) synthetase TilS has translation MKRKVNAFVSRHGMFPRGSSVLVAVSGGVDSMSLLHYLFSQRDEYGITVMAAHCNHGLRKEAEEEEAFVKRFCEERHIPFFHKTLDLSKNEGRSIQRISRDMRYDFFSAIMKTEKLDRLATAHHGDDQIETMLMQQTRGFDYYGGQIGIPVDRPFSEGRLLRPFLPVTKKEIIAYAKAHTVSWREDETNRKDAYTRNRVRKQVLPPLKRENREAHTHFQKLAEDFRDDALYLKQQAEKVLSETAVQREDGYVLTLPRFRETPIALQRRAIHLLLTYIYHQKHGQFSRIHIEECFTLIEGTHPSAQRSLPDGIKVYRDYEQLHFSDAERPPCEEAGALRVKVYDFPAKVETGLGTLLFEPFKGSPPPHDETSYYFPRSELHLPLSVRTRQPGDVIRPLGLGGTQKLKQVMIDAKVSRRERDCWPVITDATGVVLWAPLLKKSKDAGHIGEKDDYVWIQLVKKEHA, from the coding sequence ATGAAACGTAAAGTCAATGCGTTTGTTTCTCGTCATGGGATGTTTCCGCGAGGGTCCTCTGTATTGGTGGCCGTGTCCGGCGGGGTTGACTCCATGTCTTTGCTCCACTATCTCTTTTCGCAAAGGGATGAATACGGCATAACGGTGATGGCTGCCCACTGTAATCATGGCCTGCGCAAAGAGGCCGAAGAAGAAGAAGCATTTGTAAAACGCTTTTGTGAAGAACGGCATATTCCTTTTTTTCATAAAACCCTTGATTTGTCGAAAAACGAAGGCAGGTCGATCCAACGAATCAGCCGAGACATGCGCTACGATTTTTTTTCCGCAATCATGAAAACGGAAAAGTTGGACAGACTAGCGACCGCCCACCACGGAGATGACCAAATCGAAACCATGCTCATGCAACAGACGCGAGGCTTTGACTATTATGGGGGGCAAATCGGGATCCCCGTGGACCGCCCGTTTTCAGAAGGGAGGCTTCTCCGTCCTTTTTTACCGGTGACGAAAAAAGAAATCATCGCGTATGCAAAAGCGCACACAGTGTCCTGGCGAGAAGATGAAACGAATCGAAAGGATGCCTATACGAGAAACCGTGTGCGTAAGCAGGTGCTCCCACCGTTGAAACGAGAAAACCGAGAAGCCCATACACACTTTCAAAAGTTGGCTGAGGACTTTAGAGACGATGCGCTCTATCTAAAACAGCAAGCGGAAAAAGTGCTGTCGGAGACGGCCGTGCAACGAGAAGATGGGTATGTGCTAACATTGCCTCGTTTTCGTGAAACCCCTATTGCTTTACAACGGCGTGCGATTCACTTACTATTGACTTATATTTACCATCAAAAGCATGGACAGTTTTCTCGCATACATATTGAAGAATGTTTCACATTAATCGAGGGTACTCACCCGTCAGCACAACGATCGCTACCTGATGGTATAAAGGTTTATCGCGATTATGAACAATTGCATTTCTCGGATGCTGAACGGCCCCCTTGTGAGGAGGCCGGGGCTTTGCGAGTCAAGGTGTACGATTTCCCGGCAAAGGTGGAAACCGGGCTCGGGACCCTTTTATTTGAACCTTTTAAAGGGTCGCCCCCTCCCCATGATGAGACGTCGTACTATTTCCCGCGATCGGAGTTGCATTTGCCATTGTCGGTACGTACGCGTCAACCCGGGGATGTCATCCGGCCTCTGGGCCTTGGTGGTACCCAGAAATTAAAACAAGTAATGATTGATGCTAAAGTTTCACGTCGAGAACGCGATTGCTGGCCGGTCATTACTGATGCAACAGGAGTGGTGCTCTGGGCCCCTTTACTGAAAAAAAGTAAAGATGCAGGCCATATCGGTGAAAAAGATGATTATGTTTGGATACAACTCGTCAAAAAGGAACATGCATAA
- a CDS encoding threonine/serine exporter family protein, producing the protein MAEKGRLVDLCLFAGKLMVTYGAETYRAEDIMNRMAVAGGLKNVHSFVTTTGIFLSGIQDNGDNLMQMIRIVDRFQDLNKVAEVNQLSRDFVLGRINEQEANEQLIKISAARMNYPLWLIYIASGVAGGAFSYLVGNTKFDMIPAAMGGLMSTLFLVLFQHYLHAKFFSEYLASFFGSIIALALLHSGYGSNVDQVIIGTIIPLVPGIPLTNSVRDLMNGDFISGLGRGAEAALTALSIAAGVATAVSLFLP; encoded by the coding sequence ATGGCAGAAAAGGGACGCTTGGTTGATTTATGTCTTTTTGCCGGGAAATTGATGGTTACTTACGGGGCGGAAACCTACCGGGCAGAAGATATCATGAATCGAATGGCTGTTGCGGGCGGCTTGAAGAATGTCCACAGTTTTGTGACAACGACTGGTATTTTTTTATCGGGGATTCAAGACAATGGCGATAACTTAATGCAGATGATTCGGATCGTAGATCGTTTCCAGGATTTAAACAAGGTGGCAGAAGTGAATCAACTTTCCCGGGATTTTGTGCTGGGGCGTATTAACGAACAAGAGGCCAATGAACAACTGATAAAAATTTCAGCGGCGCGGATGAATTATCCACTTTGGCTGATTTATATTGCCTCCGGGGTAGCGGGTGGCGCATTTTCCTATTTAGTCGGCAATACGAAGTTCGATATGATCCCGGCAGCGATGGGCGGATTAATGTCAACATTATTCCTTGTGTTGTTTCAACATTATTTACACGCAAAATTTTTCTCGGAATATCTCGCTTCATTTTTTGGCAGTATTATAGCGTTAGCGTTACTCCACAGCGGTTACGGATCGAACGTCGATCAAGTGATCATCGGGACGATTATCCCGCTCGTGCCCGGGATTCCGTTAACCAATTCAGTTAGGGATCTGATGAACGGTGATTTTATCTCGGGACTCGGGCGAGGGGCGGAAGCCGCTTTAACCGCGCTCTCGATTGCAGCGGGTGTTGCTACCGCTGTATCATTGTTTTTGCCATAG
- a CDS encoding serine/threonine protein kinase — translation MKNEAPDLPTGTRILGKWHRNPYYIRKTLGRGATGIVYLADARTGPVALKVGHNSMSITSEVNVLKHFAKVQGQILGPSFIDADDVTVGGYKYPFYVMEYLKGETLFQHIDRHGKEWGPVLLVQLLGDLDRLHRAGWVFGDLKPENLIVVGGPPYRIRWLDVGGTTVLGRAVKEYTEFFDRGYWGLGDRKAEPTYDLFAAAMILLNVVYKRRFEKGRDGKETLMNYIERSRVLVPYRQWLKKALFGQYSDAEKMRQGLMNIISKEEKPLKKNASPRQEQKIGNHRKKRKNQKRNRKKRTFTTIDVVLVLSFLLLASALYWVGQVI, via the coding sequence TTGAAGAACGAGGCTCCTGATCTGCCAACCGGTACGAGGATCCTCGGAAAGTGGCACCGCAATCCTTATTACATTCGCAAAACATTAGGAAGAGGGGCAACTGGAATCGTATATTTGGCAGATGCACGTACAGGGCCGGTCGCCCTAAAAGTCGGGCACAATAGTATGTCGATCACTTCTGAGGTGAATGTATTAAAGCATTTTGCCAAGGTCCAAGGCCAAATACTTGGACCTTCTTTCATCGATGCGGATGATGTTACCGTTGGCGGGTACAAGTATCCATTTTACGTAATGGAATATTTAAAAGGGGAAACCCTCTTTCAGCATATTGACCGGCACGGAAAAGAGTGGGGCCCGGTTCTTCTTGTGCAACTCTTGGGGGATTTAGATCGCTTGCATCGTGCCGGCTGGGTTTTTGGGGACCTGAAACCGGAGAACTTGATTGTTGTCGGCGGTCCTCCCTATCGAATCCGCTGGCTTGATGTCGGTGGAACGACCGTACTTGGACGAGCGGTAAAAGAGTATACGGAATTTTTTGATCGCGGCTATTGGGGGTTGGGGGACCGTAAGGCTGAGCCTACCTATGATTTGTTTGCTGCCGCGATGATTTTACTGAATGTTGTTTACAAACGGCGATTTGAAAAAGGACGTGATGGCAAGGAAACGTTAATGAATTATATTGAACGTTCCCGCGTGCTTGTTCCCTATCGGCAATGGCTGAAAAAGGCGTTGTTCGGTCAATATTCGGATGCGGAAAAAATGCGCCAAGGGCTGATGAATATTATTTCCAAAGAAGAAAAACCTTTAAAGAAGAATGCTTCGCCTCGACAGGAGCAAAAAATCGGGAACCACCGCAAGAAAAGAAAAAACCAAAAACGAAACAGGAAAAAACGCACGTTCACAACCATTGACGTCGTTTTAGTCCTTTCTTTTCTATTGCTTGCATCTGCTTTATACTGGGTAGGGCAGGTGATTTAA
- a CDS encoding VWA domain-containing protein: MRTGTLRQILLITDGCSNEGGDPSAIAALASEQQVTVNVIGVLEEGAMNQQAQTEIENIALAGDGIHQIVYKKQLAQTVQMVTTQAMTQTLQGVVNQELSQILGKDQEWDELPPEKRGEVMEVVDEIGEVVNLEVVILVDTSASMRTKLPTVQEALEDLTISMASRGGDNEFKVLAFPGKKNDTDMLREWTRGMGQLTGMFQKITTGGITPTGPALKTALNQFDRKKKRSLISRGEEESYLEERGS; this comes from the coding sequence ATGAGGACTGGAACATTAAGGCAAATATTGCTCATCACCGATGGGTGTTCCAATGAAGGTGGAGATCCTTCAGCCATAGCAGCGTTGGCAAGCGAGCAACAGGTGACCGTCAACGTCATTGGTGTTCTTGAGGAAGGGGCAATGAATCAACAGGCCCAAACAGAAATTGAAAACATCGCTTTAGCCGGTGATGGTATCCATCAAATTGTTTATAAGAAACAGTTGGCGCAAACCGTACAGATGGTGACAACGCAGGCGATGACACAAACGCTTCAAGGAGTCGTCAATCAAGAGTTGTCACAAATTTTAGGAAAAGATCAGGAATGGGACGAGCTTCCCCCGGAAAAACGCGGAGAAGTGATGGAAGTCGTAGATGAGATAGGGGAGGTCGTCAACTTGGAAGTGGTGATTCTTGTGGATACGAGCGCGAGCATGCGGACCAAGTTACCTACTGTCCAAGAAGCGTTGGAAGATTTAACAATTAGCATGGCCTCTCGGGGAGGGGACAATGAATTTAAAGTACTTGCTTTTCCGGGTAAGAAAAATGATACGGATATGTTACGGGAATGGACCCGCGGGATGGGTCAATTAACGGGCATGTTTCAAAAAATAACGACCGGCGGAATAACCCCGACCGGGCCGGCATTAAAAACTGCGCTAAACCAGTTCGACAGGAAGAAAAAAAGGAGCTTGATCTCCCGTGGAGAAGAAGAATCCTATCTTGAAGAACGAGGCTCCTGA